In Oceanobacillus sp. FSL K6-2867, one DNA window encodes the following:
- a CDS encoding heme-binding protein has translation MTKMNLELAKKLIEGAEQEATNMGVAMVISVVDEGGNLTAVHRMDDAWLASVDIAQNKAWTSVALKMPTSDLAEAAVPNAELYGVNTTNNGRIVLFGGGIPLVENDQIIGGVGVSGSSVDHDVQVAEAAVDVFENIKYV, from the coding sequence TTGACCAAAATGAATCTAGAATTAGCAAAAAAACTTATTGAAGGTGCTGAGCAAGAAGCGACAAATATGGGAGTTGCAATGGTTATATCCGTTGTAGACGAAGGTGGAAATTTAACCGCAGTACATCGCATGGATGATGCATGGCTAGCTAGTGTCGACATAGCGCAGAATAAGGCTTGGACATCTGTTGCATTAAAAATGCCAACGTCAGATTTAGCTGAAGCTGCTGTTCCAAACGCTGAACTTTATGGTGTAAACACCACTAATAACGGGAGAATCGTTCTCTTCGGTGGAGGAATACCATTAGTGGAAAATGATCAGATTATAGGTGGCGTAGGCGTGAGCGGCAGCTCTGTAGACCATGATGTTCAAGTAGCTGAGGCAGCTGTAGATGTTTTTGAGAATATAAAATATGTATAG
- a CDS encoding PTS transporter subunit EIIC: MKKEQRMATEILEHVGGKNNIRRVAHCMTRLRLSLKDDSNVNLTDLKRVDGVMGVVEDETLQIVIGPGTVNKVATEMSQLTGFSIGEDATADDLTFEEKASLDKQKLKAKNRTPFKNFLRKLGNIFIPLIPGLVASGIINGAANFAVNAGADKEQTWMQILLLLGSVVFASLGILVGWNTAKEFGGTPVLGAIAGMFLFSPLLADITIYGEALTPGRGGLFGVIFAAWLMTFIEKNVRKVMWDAVDIIFTPLITLLVVGFASLYAVIPVAGILSDGITMGLTALIDTGGAIAGAVLAGFFLPLVMVGLHHGLTPIHLELINVYNETALLTILAMGGAGQVGAAIAIFVKTKNTRLRNIIKGSAPVGFLGIGEPLMYGVTLPLGRPFLTACLGASVGGAFQAVMSTASSGIGVSGLSLIPLITNGQYISYFLGLVISYVFGFLFTYAFGFKESMADGI; this comes from the coding sequence ATGAAGAAAGAACAAAGAATGGCCACAGAAATTTTAGAGCATGTTGGTGGAAAAAACAATATTAGGCGAGTCGCCCATTGTATGACTCGGTTACGCTTGTCGTTAAAGGACGATTCCAATGTTAACTTAACTGACTTAAAGCGTGTAGATGGTGTAATGGGTGTTGTGGAGGATGAAACATTACAGATTGTTATTGGGCCTGGAACCGTAAATAAAGTTGCAACGGAGATGAGTCAATTAACCGGATTTAGCATCGGAGAAGATGCAACCGCTGATGATTTAACGTTTGAAGAAAAAGCATCCCTTGATAAACAAAAACTCAAAGCAAAAAATCGAACACCTTTTAAAAACTTTTTACGCAAACTCGGGAATATCTTTATTCCATTAATCCCGGGGCTAGTTGCATCAGGAATTATTAATGGAGCGGCTAACTTTGCGGTAAACGCAGGTGCAGATAAAGAACAAACATGGATGCAAATATTACTTTTGCTTGGAAGCGTTGTCTTTGCATCATTAGGAATACTGGTTGGCTGGAATACCGCAAAGGAATTTGGCGGCACACCCGTATTGGGCGCTATCGCAGGAATGTTCCTATTTAGTCCGCTTCTTGCAGATATTACGATTTATGGTGAAGCGTTAACCCCAGGCAGAGGCGGCTTATTCGGTGTTATTTTCGCAGCTTGGTTAATGACATTTATTGAGAAAAACGTTCGTAAAGTAATGTGGGATGCAGTAGATATTATTTTTACCCCCTTAATCACATTACTTGTTGTCGGATTTGCATCCTTATACGCCGTTATACCAGTAGCTGGTATTCTGTCAGATGGTATCACGATGGGACTCACTGCTTTAATTGATACAGGTGGAGCAATAGCAGGAGCAGTTCTAGCAGGATTTTTCCTGCCATTAGTTATGGTTGGTTTACACCACGGTTTAACACCGATTCACCTTGAGTTAATTAATGTATATAATGAGACGGCACTTTTAACAATCTTAGCAATGGGTGGAGCTGGACAAGTTGGTGCAGCGATTGCGATTTTTGTAAAAACAAAGAATACGCGTCTGCGAAATATTATCAAAGGGAGTGCTCCAGTAGGGTTCCTCGGAATTGGCGAACCACTCATGTATGGAGTAACATTACCACTAGGAAGGCCATTTTTAACAGCTTGTCTCGGAGCTTCCGTTGGTGGAGCATTCCAAGCAGTGATGAGTACAGCATCATCAGGAATTGGCGTTTCTGGTTTGTCACTAATCCCACTCATAACAAATGGACAATATATAAGCTATTTCCTTGGACTCGTCATTTCGTATGTGTTTGGATTCCTGTTTACGTATGCATTTGGCTTTAAGGAAAGCATGGCAGATGGAATTTAA
- a CDS encoding GNAT family N-acetyltransferase yields the protein MIIRPIAESDAENFLKLSKKIDASGFMLYEPGERDTTVDEQQKSIGRILTEKNTAFFAAEADNKLVGFIAAFGGKVNRNKHSAYLVLGILEEYQGQGIATKLFLRIFEWAKEAGITRLELTVIKDNIKAFQLYRKMGFVIEGEKVNSLMIDGKPVNEYYLYKLV from the coding sequence ATGATCATTAGACCAATCGCAGAAAGTGATGCAGAAAATTTCTTAAAGCTTAGTAAGAAAATTGATGCGTCTGGCTTTATGCTGTATGAACCAGGTGAACGAGATACGACTGTCGATGAGCAGCAAAAATCAATCGGACGAATCCTGACCGAAAAAAATACAGCCTTTTTTGCAGCTGAAGCGGATAACAAATTGGTTGGCTTTATTGCAGCATTCGGTGGGAAAGTGAATAGAAACAAGCATTCTGCATACCTTGTCTTAGGCATTCTCGAAGAATATCAAGGACAAGGAATAGCCACAAAATTATTTCTGCGAATTTTTGAGTGGGCAAAAGAGGCGGGAATTACAAGATTAGAATTAACAGTTATAAAAGACAATATAAAAGCATTTCAATTATACCGAAAAATGGGATTTGTTATAGAGGGAGAGAAAGTCAACTCCTTGATGATAGACGGTAAACCGGTTAATGAGTATTATTTATATAAATTGGTGTGA
- a CDS encoding MupG family TIM beta-alpha barrel fold protein: MLGISVYLGNGSIEQQTPYIRKMKESGFQSIFTSLHIPEDDHSTYKDQLQALGRVATELDMELMADISPNSLQALGFNWKNADELLSWGLSGLRIDYGVDEQTIIDLSHKMRIALNASTITADSLNDMKAKGLNIEAVEAWHNYYPRPETGLGLSDFIQKNRLLKSAGITVMAFIPGDKQLRGPLYEKLPTLEQHRKLSPFAAFLELDKLAGVDKIVVGDVELSNASLEQFRIYEQDEIVIRAIPDNLVDSDILNKSAAPFTNRADNARDCIRAVESRGYAQFGESVVQPRNCAERSAGSITIDNEKYMRYQGEIQITLADLPADEKVNVLGKVIDDDLPLLPWIKGNQKFRIKWV, translated from the coding sequence GTGTTAGGAATTTCTGTTTATCTAGGGAATGGGTCAATTGAACAGCAGACTCCCTATATTCGTAAGATGAAAGAAAGTGGATTTCAGTCGATTTTTACATCGCTCCATATTCCTGAGGATGATCATTCGACCTATAAGGATCAGCTTCAGGCACTTGGAAGAGTAGCTACTGAATTAGATATGGAATTGATGGCAGATATCTCGCCGAATTCGTTGCAGGCACTAGGGTTTAATTGGAAAAATGCGGATGAATTACTGAGTTGGGGACTTTCAGGTCTTCGGATCGATTATGGTGTGGACGAACAAACAATTATTGATTTGTCTCACAAAATGCGAATCGCACTAAATGCAAGTACCATTACAGCGGACTCGTTAAACGATATGAAAGCAAAAGGGCTTAACATTGAAGCAGTGGAAGCCTGGCATAATTATTACCCGCGACCAGAAACTGGACTTGGACTAAGTGATTTTATCCAAAAAAACAGGCTGTTAAAATCAGCAGGGATTACTGTAATGGCATTTATTCCTGGAGACAAGCAATTAAGGGGTCCGCTATACGAAAAACTGCCAACCTTGGAACAGCATCGCAAGCTTTCCCCGTTTGCTGCTTTTTTGGAATTAGACAAACTGGCTGGGGTAGATAAAATTGTGGTTGGTGATGTGGAATTAAGTAATGCGTCATTAGAACAATTTCGTATCTATGAGCAAGATGAAATCGTGATCCGAGCTATCCCAGATAATTTGGTGGACTCTGACATACTTAATAAATCAGCGGCTCCATTCACCAACCGAGCAGATAATGCGAGAGACTGTATCCGTGCAGTTGAATCGAGAGGCTATGCGCAATTTGGAGAATCGGTTGTGCAGCCACGCAACTGTGCCGAACGATCAGCTGGCTCCATTACGATAGATAATGAGAAATATATGCGTTATCAAGGAGAAATTCAAATCACATTAGCCGATTTACCAGCTGATGAAAAAGTAAATGTGCTTGGAAAAGTCATTGATGATGATTTACCATTGCTTCCATGGATTAAGGGCAACCAGAAGTTTCGGATTAAATGGGTGTAA
- a CDS encoding PRD domain-containing protein, with translation MLEILLKKPDGITVKNIAKELEVSARTIHRDLKNTEDITNHYNLKLEKKSGVGLRLSGTEQGRNQLRQALTNITVIDFTPEERQSIILASLLEMKEPIKLFTLSAELKVTEATISHDLDQLEKEIASYRLVLIRKRGYGVEIAGDEANKRAALSNLISKHIDPFEFVSLIKDNIQKKTQDQFSAISNRLLGLVNPEHLIVIRQRVEQAREELPYELADSALIGLVVHLALAIERLQKGDTIQFDQTQLKQMEGTVEYRISKKMIRDLEEHLGMVIPDDEIGYITMHLMGAKLRFDPNYIHMYPNEDIVFLASQLISSVSTQINVSLLNNKQLLNDLVAHLKPAIYRLKQGMTIKNPMIQEIKQDYDELFHMIQAAAKATFRDMEFPDDEIGYLVLHFAAALLNNEKAVDLQALVICSSGIGTSKMLATKLVQRIPEIKHVENASIFDLNKLDVTAYDVIVSTIPLKEFDHDYLLISPMLTQTEIHQVKKEIKKRKLTVHMNHKEPRVTTDISSFIVRMEALQNFSRTALDLLDSFRVYDVSDNLEVDAVLRLVCNTLADKKIIRNEEIVFKKLQLREQISGLGIPATSIALYHTRSNAIRKPTFSIYKLNHPLTIRGMDNEQMEMDTVIVMLAPEITHQEVLEILSFLSSLIIQDETSISLFESGDEPKIKQYLSEQLEQFIHEKKLI, from the coding sequence ATCCTTGAAATTTTATTGAAAAAGCCTGATGGTATAACTGTAAAAAATATTGCCAAGGAATTAGAGGTAAGTGCCCGGACCATTCATCGTGATTTAAAAAACACAGAAGATATTACAAATCACTATAACCTGAAGCTAGAAAAAAAATCTGGTGTAGGACTACGGCTGAGTGGTACGGAGCAGGGTCGCAATCAGCTCCGGCAAGCATTAACAAATATAACTGTTATTGATTTTACACCAGAAGAAAGACAATCGATTATTTTGGCGAGCCTTCTTGAAATGAAGGAACCAATTAAGCTGTTCACCTTAAGCGCGGAATTAAAAGTAACAGAAGCAACTATCAGTCATGATCTTGATCAATTAGAGAAAGAAATAGCATCCTATCGTCTTGTGTTAATTCGAAAAAGAGGATATGGAGTGGAAATTGCAGGTGACGAGGCGAATAAACGTGCTGCATTAAGCAACTTGATTTCAAAGCATATTGATCCCTTCGAATTCGTGTCATTGATTAAGGATAACATTCAGAAGAAAACACAGGATCAGTTTTCTGCAATTTCCAATAGGCTGTTAGGGTTAGTGAATCCAGAACATTTAATTGTGATTCGGCAAAGGGTAGAACAAGCAAGAGAAGAATTACCCTATGAATTAGCAGACAGTGCATTGATTGGTTTAGTTGTTCATTTAGCATTAGCGATTGAACGGCTGCAAAAAGGGGATACGATTCAGTTTGACCAAACACAGCTGAAACAGATGGAAGGAACAGTGGAATATCGCATTTCCAAAAAAATGATCCGTGATTTAGAAGAGCACCTTGGAATGGTCATCCCAGATGATGAAATTGGCTATATAACCATGCATTTAATGGGTGCTAAATTACGGTTCGATCCGAATTATATTCATATGTATCCGAATGAGGATATCGTTTTTTTAGCAAGTCAATTAATTAGCTCTGTCAGTACACAAATCAACGTGTCTTTGCTGAACAATAAGCAGCTGCTAAATGATTTAGTAGCGCATTTAAAGCCAGCTATTTACCGGCTGAAGCAAGGGATGACAATAAAAAATCCAATGATTCAGGAAATCAAACAGGATTACGATGAGTTATTTCATATGATTCAGGCAGCTGCTAAAGCTACGTTTCGGGATATGGAATTCCCGGATGATGAAATCGGATATCTTGTGCTTCATTTCGCAGCGGCATTGTTAAACAATGAAAAAGCAGTGGATTTACAAGCTTTAGTCATTTGTTCGAGCGGGATCGGTACTTCCAAAATGCTAGCAACAAAGCTGGTCCAACGTATACCGGAGATAAAGCATGTTGAAAATGCATCTATTTTTGACTTAAATAAGTTGGATGTGACAGCTTATGATGTCATTGTATCAACAATTCCGTTGAAAGAATTTGACCACGATTATTTACTGATATCTCCGATGCTTACCCAAACCGAGATTCATCAGGTGAAAAAGGAGATAAAGAAAAGGAAACTTACGGTTCATATGAATCATAAAGAGCCAAGAGTGACTACAGATATCAGTAGTTTTATTGTTCGTATGGAAGCACTGCAAAACTTTTCTCGCACAGCACTTGATCTGCTCGATTCCTTCCGAGTTTATGATGTGTCGGACAATTTAGAGGTGGACGCTGTACTGCGTTTGGTTTGTAATACTTTGGCAGATAAGAAAATCATCCGAAATGAAGAAATTGTATTTAAAAAGCTGCAATTAAGGGAACAGATAAGTGGATTAGGAATTCCAGCAACATCCATTGCCCTTTACCATACACGGTCCAATGCAATTCGCAAGCCGACGTTTTCCATATATAAATTAAACCACCCGCTCACTATTCGCGGGATGGATAATGAACAAATGGAGATGGATACAGTAATCGTTATGCTGGCACCAGAAATAACACATCAGGAAGTGCTGGAGATTTTAAGTTTTTTAAGCAGTTTGATTATCCAGGATGAGACAAGTATTTCCTTGTTTGAATCCGGTGACGAACCAAAGATAAAACAGTATCTTTCCGAACAGCTAGAGCAGTTTATACATGAAAAAAAATTAATTTAA
- the rpiA gene encoding ribose-5-phosphate isomerase RpiA produces MQNADSLKKLVGEEAANLVKDGMKVGLGSGSTIYWMVKRLGERVHEGLNITAIPTSNITAKWADEFGVPLTDFSKVQQLDIAIDGADEVDENLQLIKGGGGALLREKVVAAAAKEFIVIVDESKLVAHLGAFPLAVEVTPFGWERTSTTIEKLGGKPALRHKDEEVFITDNGNYILDCSFDEILEPEALQRDLKMLVGVVETGLFVGMADKVIVGKADGVFSIAKQPFRNF; encoded by the coding sequence ATGCAAAATGCAGACTCATTAAAAAAGTTAGTTGGAGAAGAGGCAGCGAATTTAGTTAAAGACGGCATGAAAGTCGGCCTGGGATCTGGATCTACCATATACTGGATGGTGAAAAGACTAGGCGAACGTGTACATGAAGGGCTTAATATTACAGCTATTCCTACTTCCAACATAACAGCCAAATGGGCAGACGAATTCGGTGTACCACTTACTGATTTTTCAAAGGTACAGCAATTGGACATAGCAATTGATGGTGCTGATGAAGTAGATGAAAACCTGCAGCTTATCAAAGGCGGTGGCGGTGCATTACTGCGCGAAAAAGTTGTCGCAGCTGCTGCAAAAGAGTTTATTGTTATTGTTGATGAGTCTAAGCTTGTAGCCCATCTGGGAGCATTTCCGCTAGCTGTAGAGGTAACGCCTTTCGGTTGGGAACGAACATCAACAACCATTGAAAAATTAGGCGGCAAACCAGCATTGCGCCATAAAGATGAAGAAGTGTTTATTACCGATAATGGCAACTACATTTTGGACTGCTCCTTTGATGAAATTCTAGAACCAGAAGCATTGCAAAGGGATTTAAAAATGCTTGTCGGTGTTGTTGAAACAGGGCTGTTTGTAGGGATGGCTGATAAAGTTATTGTTGGAAAAGCGGACGGTGTTTTTAGTATAGCTAAGCAACCGTTCAGGAACTTTTAA
- a CDS encoding PTS sugar transporter subunit IIA, giving the protein MAKEILSKDNIELDTKLANKEEAIRFTGKILVDNGYVEPAYVEKMLEREELTSTFMGNNVAIPHGTEDAKELVKETGISVVIVPDGVDFGDGNTVKILIGIAGKGDDHLEVLSKIAIVLSEEENIQTIVNATTKEEIIRIFDEVN; this is encoded by the coding sequence ATGGCAAAGGAAATTTTAAGCAAAGATAACATTGAGTTAGACACAAAATTAGCTAACAAAGAGGAAGCAATTCGTTTCACAGGTAAGATCCTCGTTGATAATGGATATGTTGAACCTGCATATGTGGAAAAAATGCTTGAACGTGAAGAGCTAACCTCAACATTTATGGGAAATAATGTTGCGATTCCACATGGTACAGAGGATGCAAAGGAATTAGTAAAGGAAACAGGGATTTCAGTAGTTATCGTTCCTGATGGTGTGGATTTTGGTGATGGAAACACGGTAAAAATCCTAATTGGTATTGCTGGTAAAGGTGATGATCATTTAGAGGTCTTATCAAAAATTGCGATTGTACTTTCTGAGGAGGAAAATATCCAAACAATCGTTAACGCAACGACAAAAGAGGAAATCATTCGCATTTTTGATGAGGTGAATTAA
- a CDS encoding MurR/RpiR family transcriptional regulator, producing MATTLLARIKERHHQFSKADQKISNYILHHAELIPNMTTKELANKADVSEASVIRFAKTIGIGSFKTFKIALAQELAVKDGYITDFSILQKKDSPYEMFQKVVHVNKNAIELIMESLDKKELDEAVTYLKNARKIIFYGVGGSSIAAMDALYKFTKLGFQVEFNLDFHYMLSKVPHFNSEDVFVAISMSGKTKDVLDLARLSQKKGAKVIAITNINKSPLYKEADIRLATPNVEQDFRIGSITSRMTQLTIIDSLYISIFNSIGENVLDEYQEARDHVVKLRR from the coding sequence ATGGCAACTACATTACTAGCTAGAATTAAAGAAAGGCATCACCAATTTTCCAAAGCAGACCAGAAAATCTCGAATTATATCCTCCACCATGCAGAGCTCATTCCAAATATGACAACAAAGGAATTAGCGAATAAAGCAGATGTAAGTGAAGCAAGCGTAATTCGGTTCGCAAAAACAATTGGGATAGGAAGCTTTAAGACATTTAAAATAGCCTTAGCGCAGGAATTAGCTGTAAAAGATGGATATATCACAGATTTTTCAATTTTACAGAAAAAAGATTCCCCATATGAAATGTTCCAGAAAGTTGTCCATGTAAACAAGAATGCGATTGAGCTGATTATGGAATCATTAGATAAAAAAGAGCTGGATGAAGCAGTTACGTACTTGAAAAATGCCCGAAAAATTATCTTTTATGGTGTCGGAGGGTCATCGATTGCTGCGATGGATGCATTATATAAATTTACAAAGCTCGGATTTCAAGTGGAGTTTAACTTGGACTTTCATTACATGCTTTCAAAGGTTCCGCACTTTAACAGTGAGGATGTTTTTGTTGCGATTAGTATGTCTGGAAAGACGAAAGATGTTTTAGATCTAGCGCGATTGTCGCAAAAAAAAGGAGCAAAGGTGATAGCAATTACAAACATAAACAAGTCACCGTTGTATAAAGAAGCAGATATTCGATTAGCAACACCAAATGTAGAGCAGGACTTTCGGATTGGCAGCATTACATCAAGAATGACCCAGCTGACAATTATAGATAGCTTATATATCAGTATTTTTAATAGTATTGGTGAAAATGTGCTGGACGAATATCAAGAAGCAAGAGATCATGTTGTGAAATTAAGAAGATAG
- the murQ gene encoding N-acetylmuramic acid 6-phosphate etherase: MLEKLTTEARNQHTMHLDEMATIDILRTMNNEDQQVLTAIKEQLPQIEKATQYAIESFKKNGRLIYVGAGTSGRLGILDAVECVPTFGTSPEMVQGIIAGGMKALYKAAEGAEDDPELGANDLKSIQLSENDTVIGIAASGRTPYVIGALQYANSIKASTVSISCNKNAVMSQYASVAIELLTGSEVLTGSTRLKAGSSQKMVLNMISTAAMVGIGKVYQNFMVDLKPTNEKLEERSKRNIMEVTGVDYETAASYFEKSKHQVKVAIVMILLQCSYEDAITKLKSSDGFVRCALEK; encoded by the coding sequence ATGCTTGAAAAATTAACGACCGAAGCGCGAAATCAACATACGATGCATTTAGACGAAATGGCTACGATTGATATTTTGCGCACGATGAATAATGAAGATCAACAGGTATTAACAGCGATTAAGGAACAACTTCCACAAATTGAGAAAGCTACGCAATATGCAATAGAATCATTTAAGAAAAACGGAAGACTTATCTACGTTGGAGCTGGTACAAGTGGTAGATTAGGAATTTTAGATGCTGTAGAATGTGTTCCTACATTTGGCACATCACCAGAGATGGTGCAGGGAATTATTGCAGGTGGAATGAAAGCGCTTTACAAGGCTGCTGAGGGAGCAGAAGATGATCCAGAGCTTGGAGCAAATGATTTAAAGAGCATCCAGCTCTCAGAAAATGATACGGTAATTGGAATTGCTGCAAGCGGGCGTACACCATATGTTATCGGGGCATTACAATATGCGAATTCGATAAAGGCGAGTACAGTAAGTATATCCTGTAATAAAAATGCGGTAATGAGCCAATACGCTTCAGTCGCAATTGAACTTCTAACAGGATCTGAGGTATTAACTGGTTCTACAAGATTAAAAGCGGGGTCGTCCCAGAAAATGGTCTTGAATATGATTTCAACTGCTGCAATGGTGGGAATTGGTAAAGTATATCAAAATTTTATGGTAGATTTAAAGCCAACGAATGAGAAATTAGAAGAAAGATCCAAACGAAATATTATGGAAGTTACTGGTGTTGATTATGAAACTGCAGCATCTTATTTTGAGAAATCAAAGCATCAGGTAAAAGTAGCAATCGTTATGATTTTATTACAATGCTCCTATGAAGATGCTATAACTAAGCTTAAGAGCTCTGACGGGTTTGTCCGATGCGCGTTAGAGAAATAA
- a CDS encoding BadF/BadG/BcrA/BcrD ATPase family protein, producing the protein MMYVLGIDGGGTKTKGVITKLNGEKIAEATVGPTNPNSIKKSDLKKELCNLFTLLKQQNTSCFFQLKHVFAGMSGVGHPATKNMVQKVLTDLLPEHVNITVETDAINALYSGTLGKPGIVQIAGTGSITFGLNKEGVSTRIGGWGHLIGEMGSGFALGRDALEAAFLAHDGLGKSTIISESLLEHFQAVKLSDIIHFVYQEKNQKERVASLSKIVMKAADNGDQVAQEIIRKNAEYMGKSIAFLLIKLFYEREEIPIVVTGGIFNRLDLFQTIIEEEIRQQQLNPLLIVPKMEPVGGAVVAALIEENIVVCSDFVESFIYDRLH; encoded by the coding sequence ATGATGTATGTTCTAGGAATTGATGGCGGGGGCACAAAAACGAAAGGTGTTATAACAAAGCTGAATGGAGAAAAAATTGCTGAAGCAACAGTAGGTCCTACCAATCCAAATAGTATAAAGAAATCGGATTTGAAAAAAGAGCTGTGTAATCTATTCACTTTATTAAAGCAGCAGAATACTTCTTGCTTTTTCCAATTAAAACATGTATTTGCAGGAATGTCTGGCGTCGGTCATCCAGCAACTAAAAATATGGTGCAAAAAGTTCTTACTGATTTATTACCGGAACATGTCAATATAACAGTAGAAACGGATGCTATTAATGCTCTGTATTCAGGTACTCTGGGTAAACCAGGAATTGTGCAAATTGCAGGAACTGGCTCCATTACCTTTGGTTTAAATAAAGAGGGAGTCTCAACTCGTATTGGGGGATGGGGACATTTAATTGGTGAGATGGGAAGCGGATTTGCACTTGGGCGTGATGCATTAGAGGCAGCCTTCTTGGCACATGATGGATTAGGGAAGTCTACAATAATCAGTGAATCCCTACTCGAACATTTTCAAGCGGTTAAACTGTCCGATATTATCCATTTTGTATATCAAGAAAAAAACCAGAAAGAACGAGTAGCATCTTTAAGCAAAATAGTAATGAAAGCAGCTGATAATGGTGATCAAGTTGCTCAGGAAATCATTCGGAAAAATGCTGAATATATGGGGAAATCGATTGCCTTTTTGCTAATAAAGTTATTTTATGAAAGAGAAGAGATACCTATAGTGGTAACCGGCGGGATCTTTAATCGACTCGATCTTTTTCAGACGATAATCGAAGAGGAAATACGCCAGCAACAATTAAATCCATTGCTAATTGTGCCTAAAATGGAGCCTGTTGGTGGAGCAGTTGTAGCTGCCTTGATTGAAGAAAATATCGTGGTTTGTTCTGATTTTGTTGAGTCTTTTATTTATGATAGGTTACATTAA
- a CDS encoding mannitol-1-phosphate 5-dehydrogenase — protein MLAVHFGAGNIGRGFIGALLYQANYHTTFVDVNENIINEINEKQQYNVVLAAEESETLTVNNVSGINSITDPDKVIEAIGKADLITTAVGPNILAIIAKLIAEGLQNRIKTNDKPLNIIACENMVGGSSLLKEHIYKQVTADEQQQFDKVFGFPNAAVDRIVPNQVNEDPLLVSVEPYFEWVVEKPAFKGEVPAIDGVTYVEDLTPYIERKLFTVNTGHVVPAYIGRSLGYATINEAMHDEKVQEIIKGALNESGEALIQTYHFDRSEHESYINTIIGRFMNPYISDEVTRVGRGPIRKLGPRDRIIRPASLYMEVTDKVPTYLVQVIVAALQYKNEQDEEAVKLQQMIAEQGYEKTLQTISELNADHPLITAVMKEL, from the coding sequence ATGCTGGCAGTACATTTTGGAGCTGGAAACATCGGCAGAGGCTTTATCGGCGCCCTGCTTTATCAAGCGAATTACCATACAACCTTTGTCGATGTTAATGAAAACATTATTAATGAAATAAATGAAAAACAACAATACAATGTTGTATTAGCTGCAGAGGAAAGTGAAACATTAACAGTTAATAATGTTTCTGGAATTAATAGCATTACAGATCCAGATAAAGTAATTGAAGCAATTGGGAAAGCAGATCTCATTACAACTGCTGTCGGACCAAACATTTTGGCCATTATTGCAAAGTTAATTGCAGAAGGCTTGCAGAATCGAATCAAAACAAATGATAAACCTTTAAATATTATTGCTTGTGAAAATATGGTCGGAGGAAGCTCCCTGCTTAAAGAACATATTTACAAACAAGTAACAGCAGATGAACAACAACAGTTTGATAAAGTGTTTGGATTTCCAAATGCTGCAGTAGACCGGATTGTACCCAACCAAGTAAATGAAGATCCATTATTAGTCTCTGTTGAACCATACTTTGAATGGGTTGTTGAAAAACCAGCATTTAAAGGCGAGGTTCCTGCAATTGATGGTGTCACATACGTAGAAGATCTAACACCATACATTGAACGGAAACTATTTACGGTGAACACCGGACATGTCGTTCCTGCATATATTGGTCGCTCACTGGGGTATGCAACGATTAATGAAGCAATGCATGATGAAAAAGTACAGGAAATCATAAAGGGTGCTTTAAATGAATCAGGTGAAGCGTTGATTCAAACTTACCACTTTGACCGCAGTGAGCATGAAAGCTATATCAATACAATTATCGGTCGCTTCATGAACCCATATATTTCAGACGAAGTTACACGAGTTGGACGTGGCCCAATCCGCAAGCTGGGGCCTCGTGATCGTATCATTCGACCTGCAAGCTTATATATGGAGGTAACAGATAAGGTACCAACCTATCTTGTCCAAGTAATTGTTGCTGCATTGCAATACAAAAATGAACAAGATGAAGAAGCGGTGAAACTACAGCAAATGATTGCTGAACAAGGTTATGAAAAAACGTTGCAAACTATTTCAGAGCTGAATGCGGATCATCCATTGATCACAGCAGTGATGAAGGAACTATAA